One Ostrinia nubilalis chromosome 6, ilOstNubi1.1, whole genome shotgun sequence genomic region harbors:
- the LOC135072498 gene encoding zinc finger protein ZFP2-like, giving the protein MEICRACLSSKRGMIPFDDTLVTNYNLLTNLNVKLYDSMPQKLCPKCVVAVKSFIEFRENCVSSETKLLEDIQLVRKPKNENLQTDAEPEIEISLKQEVKYENDYEDVDYIEEEYLNYEDCKLRLPIKIENETKPVLEQTKPIIEKKNSVKIVKTRPKTKVQKIQKSKVIKPKKNAPKTREKINKTWPCGICSKNFEDENTLKSHLETHMTGTECKICYERFNAWHSLLAHRLDHLPQHGRKCHLCNKRYRASMYLEYHFLKEHNDGKKVALKCKACNKEFKNPRRLNSHYNYAHIESKYFCDHCSKGYTSKSALKGHILGRHTDAKPHMCDMCGFRCKLKSNLNIHKTRRHSENKVITCKECDKLFKTQELYESHKCKVRHVMCPDCGIVCTNRKLRSHRRVHEAARHACPRCPARYKTKEALRVHVDRHDNVRRLTCNLCPAKFFSQSVLIKHRRMHTGERPNVCNVCGKAFNGRHNLKVHLKVHGIDAVVKRVKNPEDDLTNIFKSSNSKF; this is encoded by the exons ATGGAGATATGTCGAGCTTGTTTATCGTCTAAACGAGGAATGATTCCATTTGATGATACTTTAgtaacaaattataatttattaaccaatttaaat GTGAAACTGTATGATTCAATGCCACAAAAACTATGCCCTAAATGTGTAGTTGCAGTGAAATCCTTTATAGAATTTAGAGAAAATTGTGTGTCCTCAGAAACAAAACTACTGGAAGACATTCAG TTGGTTAGAAAACCTAAAAATGAAAATCTTCAAACTGATGCAGAACCAGAAATAGAAATCAGTTTGAAGCAAGAAGTAAAATATGAGAATGACTATGAAGATGTGGATTACATTGAAGAAGAATACCTTAACTATGAAGATTGTAAGCTGAGACTTCCTATTAAAATAGAAAATGAAACCAAGCCAG TTCTAGAGCAAACAAAACCGATAATTGAAAAAAAGAATTctgttaaaattgtcaaaacTAGGCCAAAAACCAAGgttcaaaagatacaaaaaaGCAAAG TTATAAAACCAAAGAAGAATGCTCCTAAGACCAgagaaaaaattaataaaacttggCCATGTG GTATTTGCTCCAAAAATTTCGAAGATGAAAACACGTTGAAGAGTCACTTAGAGACACACATGACAGGTACAGAATGCAAGATTTGCTATGAGAGGTTTAACGCATGGCACAGTCTACTAGCACACAGGTTAGATCACCTCCCGCAACATGGACGAAAGTGTCACTTGTGCAACAAACGATATAGAGCAAGTATGTACTTAGAATACCATTTCTTAAAGGAACACAACGATGGAAag AAAGTAGCGCTGAAATGCAAAGcctgcaataaagaatttaaaaatCCAAGACGATTGAACAGCCATTACAATTATGCCCATAttgaaagtaaatatttttgcgACCATTGTTCAAAAGG GTATACAAGTAAATCTGCATTGAAAGGGCACATTTTGGGGCGTCATACCGACGCCAAACCTCACATGTGTGACATGTGTGGGTTCCGGTGTAAATTGAAAAGTAACTTAAAT ATACATAAAACAAGAAGGCATTctgaaaataaagttataacTTGTAAAGAATGTGACAAGTTGTTCAAGACTCAAGAATTGTATGAGAGTCACAAATGTAAAGTGAGACACGTCATGTGTCCAGACTGCGGAATAGTGTGTACTAATAGAAAG CTGCGGTCGCACCGGCGCGTGCACGAAGCGGCGCGCCACGCGTGCCCGCGCTGCCCGGCGCGCTACAAGACCAAGGAGGCGCTGCGCGTGCACGTCGACCGGCACGACAACGTGCGCCGGCTCACGTGCAACCTCTGCCCCGCCAAGTTCTTCTCGCAAAGCGTGCTCATCAAACACCGACGTATGCACACAG GTGAAAGACCCAATGTTTGCAATGTATGCGGCAAAGCTTTCAACGGGCGCCACAATCTCAAGGTGCACCTGAAAGTTCACGGAATCGACGCGGTTGTAAAAAGAGTTAAAAATCCCGAAGATGatcttactaatatttttaaatcGTCCAATTCTAAGTTTTAA
- the LOC135072500 gene encoding rRNA-processing protein FCF1 homolog has protein sequence MGKARKTRKIVEKRFAKMKKMISPSDSRIKAKERAEPKKKKPVDRHEMKIREVPQASSALFFQYNTQLGPPYHILVDTNFINFSIKNKLDILQNMMDCLYAKCIPYITDCVLGELEKLGRKYRVALRIIKDPRFERIACLHKGTYADDCIVQRVTQHKCYIVATNDKDLKRRIRKIPGVPIMYVADHKYTIERMPDAYGAPKGAI, from the exons ATG GGAAAAGCACGTAAGACAAGAAAAATTGTGGAAAAAAGGTTTGCAAAAATGAAGAAAATGATAAGTCCTAGTGACAGTAGGATAAAAGCTAAGGAAAGAGCAGAGCCAAAGAAGAAGAAACCTGTTGACCGACATGAAATGAAGATCCGAGAAGTCCCACAAGCCAGCTCTGCATTGTTCTTTCAATACAACACTCAGTTAGGACCACCATATCACATTCTGGTTGATACAAATTTCATCAACTTTTCAATTAAGAATAAGCTAGACATTTTACAGAATATGATGGATTGTTTGTATGCCAAATGTATCCCGTACATAACAGACTGTGTTTTGGGTGAATTAGAGAAACTTGGAAGAAAGTATCGTGTAGCATTAAGAATAATTAAAGACCCTCGCTTTGAGAGAATTGCTTGCCTGCATAAAGGCACTTATGCTGATGATTGCATTGTACAGAGGGTGACACAACATAAATGTTACATAGTAGCAACAAATGATAAAGATCTCAAAAGGAGAATAAGGAAGATTCCTGGTGTTCCAATAATGTATGTTGCTGATCATAAGTACACAATAGAAAGGATGCCTGATGCGTATGGTGCTCCAAAAGGAGCAATTTGA
- the LOC135072499 gene encoding DNA methyltransferase 1-associated protein 1 — translation MADILDILDIEQPGASEISRDSIIHGDKVKKKYVTAKAVKRPEGMHREVFALLYNDSNKDLPPLLPTDTGKAYKQTKAKLGMRKARKWIWAPFTNPARKDNAVFHHWKRVSDETKEYPFAQFNKQVSIPSYSESEYNQYLKSEDWSQAETDHLMDLCQRFDLRFIVIHDRWDRAAFRDRSVEDLKERYYGICATLSKVKTNPWSNTVTTVNGEKRTYHYDAEHERKRKEQLRRLFDRTQEQIEEEQMLLTELKKIEARKRERERKTQDLQKLISRAECGNTPVVNPVPNNTEGTSTPSNTATNIARRHDRKLHKKKLSTQQRPVRAIETVTVEWSGIKFPEARSTGVWLRSQRMKLPPGVGQRKTKAIEQDLRQMNIDIAPTPTEAICKHFNELRSDLALAIDLKNALVACEFDLQALRHQYEALNPGKTLTIPASICISTDGETKPVGEIIDVVGSPSALNSTI, via the exons ATGGCTGATATTCTAGACATATTGGACATAGAACAACCAGGAGCATCGGAAATTAGCAGGGATAGCATCATACATGGTGACAAAGTAAAAAAGAAGTATGTGACCGCTAAGGCTGTAAAAAGACCGGAGGGAATGCATCGGGAAGTGTTTGCTCTCTTGTACAATGACTCCAACAAAGACTTACCTCCGTTACTACCCACTGATACTG gaaAAGCCTACAAACAAACTAAGGCTAAGCTGGGAATGCGTAAAGCCAGAAAGTGGATTTGGGCGCCATTTACAAACCCTGCTCGAAAAGATAATGCAGTTTTTCATCATTGGAAACGAGTCTCTGATGAAACTAAAGAATATCCATTTGCACAATTTAACAAG CAAGTATCAATACCTTCATACTCTGAATCAGAATATAATCAATATCTCAAATCAGAAGACTGGAGTCAAGCTGAAACAGACCACTTGATGGACCTGTGTCAGCGTTTTGATTTGCGATTTATTGTCATCCATGATCGATGGGACCGAGCTGCCTTCAGAGACAGAAGTGTAGAGGACCTAAAAGAACGATACTATGGAATATGTGCCACTTTAAGCAAG GTAAAAACAAATCCATGGTCAAACACTGTTACTACAGTCAATGGAGAAAAACGGACTTATCACTATGATGCTGAACACGAAAGGAAGAGGAAGGAACAATTAAGAAGATTATTTGATCGAACCCAGGAACAG aTTGAAGAAGAACAAATGCTGCTCACTGAATTGAAAAAGATAGAAGCAAGAAAACGTGAACGGGAAAGGAAGACACAAGATTTACAGAAGTTAATATCAAGGGCAGAATGTGGAAATACTCCAGTAGTAAATCCGGTACCAAATAATACAGAGGGAACTAGTACACCCTCAAATACTGCAACAAACATTGCAAGAAGACATGACAGGAAACTTCACAAAAAGAAACTATCAACACAACAGAGGCCAGTTCGTGCCATAGAAACAGTA ACTGTGGAGTGGTCAGGCATCAAATTCCCAGAGGCAAGGAGCACTGGGGTTTGGCTGCGTTCTCAGCGAATGAAATTGCCTCCAGGAGTTGGACAAAGAAAGACTAAGGCCATTGAACAAGATTTGCGGCAAATGAATATTG ACATAGCTCCCACACCAACTGAAGCCATATGCAAACACTTCAATGAACTGCGTTCAGATTTGGCCCTGGCAATTGATTTGAAAAATGCACTAGTTGCTTGTGAATTTGACTTACAGGCACTAAGGCATCAATATGAAGCACTGAACCCAGGAAAG ACTCTCACTATTCCAGCATCAATATGCATCTCTACAGATGGTGAAACAAAACCTGTGGGTGAAATAATTGATGTTGTCGGCTCACCTAGTGCTCTGAATTCTACCATATAG